The genomic window CAGGCTGTGCTTACATACCGAAAAAGCCATTGGTCTCGGGTCCGACAACGGTTGAACCAGCAGAAATGCCAAGCATAAAGGTAACTGGCTCGATTTATCAAGCCAGTCAACCGGTTAATTATGCTTATCAGCCGCTATTTGAAGATCGACGTCCCCGTCATGTCGGCGATACATTGACCATCATCTTACAAGAAAATGTCAGTGCCAGTAAAAATTCGTCCGCCAATGCCAGCCGTAAAGGGAAAAGTGGTTTTTCAGCCGGGGCCACACCGCAGGTGTTAAATAAACTGGTGGGGGTTGATAAGTTACAGTTTGACATGGAAGGGGAAAATGAGTTTGGTGGCAAAGGTGGCGCCAATGCGAATAATACCTTCAAAGGAACGATAACGGTCACAGTGACTAAGTTACTGGCAAACGGTAACTTACAGGTAGTGGGTGAAAAACAGATCGCCATCAATCAGGGCACCGAATATATCCGTTTCTCTGGTGTGGTTAATCCAAGAACCATTAGCGGTACTAATACTGTAAATTCAACCCAAGTTGCGGATGCACGTATTGAATATGTGGGTGATGGATATATTAACGAAGCGCAAAATATGGGCTGGTTGCAGCGTATTTTGTTAAATATTTCGCCATTCTAAACAGAGGGAGCTTATGGTTGATTCATTGTTAGGTAAGTTACTATTTTGGTTACCATTGCCAATGTTATTGTTATGTTCGAGCATGGTAACAGCCGAACGTATTCGTGATCTAACGAGTATTGAGGGAGTGCGAGAAAATGCCCTGATTGGCTACGGTTTGGTAGTCGGTCTGGATGGGACGGGTGATCAAACTTCACAAACGCCATTTACCACCCAGAGTATGAGTAATATGCTCTCTCAATTAGGTATCACGGTACCGCCAGGTACCAATATGCAGTTAAAAAATGTGGCGGCGGTGATGATTACGGCCAAATTGCCCCCTTTTGGCCGCGCTGGACAAACGATTGATGTGGTCGTCTCTTCATTAGGTAATGCAAAAAGTTTACGCGGTGGCACGCTATTGATGACACCATTAAAAGGCGCTGATAATCAGGTGTATGCGGTTGCCCAAGGCAATATTATTGTGGGGGGCGTAGGTGCGAGTGCTGGTGGTAGTAGTATCAAGGTTAATCAATTAGCCGGTGGACGCATTAGTGGTGGTGCGGTAATTGAACGGGAACTAGCCAGCCAATTTGGTAAAACCAACACCCTTAACTTACAATTGAATGAAGAAAATTTTTCGCTGGCGCAAACCATTTCCGATGCCGTAAATCG from Arsenophonus sp. aPb includes these protein-coding regions:
- a CDS encoding flagellar basal body L-ring protein FlgH, whose product is MNKKSIANLATLIFRRFPQREGNRWRFGIICSALIMSGCAYIPKKPLVSGPTTVEPAEMPSIKVTGSIYQASQPVNYAYQPLFEDRRPRHVGDTLTIILQENVSASKNSSANASRKGKSGFSAGATPQVLNKLVGVDKLQFDMEGENEFGGKGGANANNTFKGTITVTVTKLLANGNLQVVGEKQIAINQGTEYIRFSGVVNPRTISGTNTVNSTQVADARIEYVGDGYINEAQNMGWLQRILLNISPF
- a CDS encoding flagellar basal body P-ring protein FlgI, yielding MLLLCSSMVTAERIRDLTSIEGVRENALIGYGLVVGLDGTGDQTSQTPFTTQSMSNMLSQLGITVPPGTNMQLKNVAAVMITAKLPPFGRAGQTIDVVVSSLGNAKSLRGGTLLMTPLKGADNQVYAVAQGNIIVGGVGASAGGSSIKVNQLAGGRISGGAVIERELASQFGKTNTLNLQLNEENFSLAQTISDAVNRIKGFGTATPLDARTVELRLPVSQSEQVRFLAQIQNISIKSVPIDAKIILNARTGSVVMNRSVMLDNCAISQGGLSITVDRRVNVSQPDTPFAGGKTVVTRNTDIALNEKHDGLHKVNASANLNEVIRALNALGATPTDLMSILQAMESAGCLRAKLEII